From a single Leishmania major strain Friedlin complete genome, chromosome 27 genomic region:
- a CDS encoding putative peptidyl dipeptidase (previous protein_id=AAZ10009.1), whose amino-acid sequence MSANPLLQQSPLQYQHPPFDQITMEHYAPAFEQGMAEQMAEIEAIKSNPDAPTLENTVVALERSGAQLKRARLVFQNLCSAHTNPEMQNLEQAYAPKFSVHTDKIYLDGALYNRIKAVWDERASLAGEDLRLVEHYEREFRKAGAGLHDADKEKLKQVNERLATLESDFAKKVMGTRKTASLVVDNVAELEGLSEDEIATAQMEAESLGHPGKYALIIVNTTQQPLLASLRSRETRRRLFEASVQRAARGDENDTSAIIVEIAQLRLKKAKLLGRKCFAEWQLQNQMADPASAEALLRDMGNAAASKAKKEAADIKQMIREEGGDFELAPWDWRYYAERVRKQRYDLDENETKPYFELNNVLERGVFYTAAKLYGVTMRRRTDLPVYHPDVLSFEMFDCTGESLAIFCLDPYARASKRGGAWMTFYVRQSSLLGQKPVVYNVLNIVKPAEGKPTLLSRSDVTTLFHEFGHGLHGMLSNLKYSTLSGTSVARDFLEFPSQINEHWAMYDAVLKNYALHYETKEPIPQALVDRMKAAETYGAGFHTIEVVKAAYLDLCWHLVAEETAFLPPAQMEEAAMRSFGVGMTEVPPRYHSGYFMHTFSGGYASNYYVYQWARVLDCDGFEWFLENGGLTRENGDHLRACVLSVGNSVDANVAYEKFAGRKANMKAFLRINGLLDE is encoded by the coding sequence ATGTCCGCCAAcccgctgcttcagcagaGCCCTCTGCAGTACCAACACCCGCCCTTTGACCAGATCACCATGGAGCACTACGCACCCGCTTTCGAGCAGGGCATGGCGGAGCAGATGGCGGAGATCGAGGCGATCAAGTCCAACCCTGACGCGCCCACCCTTGAAAACACAGTGGTGGCACTGGAGCGGAGCGGGGCGCAGCTTAAGCGCGCACGCCTGGTCTTCCAAAACCTCTGCTCTGCACACACGAACCCGGAGATGCAAAATCTCGAGCAGGCCTACGCCCCAAAGTTCTCCGTCCACACAGACAAGATCTACCTCGATGGTGCCTTGTACAACCGCATCAAGGCCGTGTGGGACGAGCGTGCCAGTCTCGCTGGTGAAGACTTGCGGCTGGTGGAACACTACGAGAGGGAGTTTCGCAAGGCCGGCGCCGGCCTTCACGACGCAGACAAGGAGAAGCTGAAACAGGTAAATGAGCGCCTCGCTACCCTCGAGAGTGATTTTGCCAAGAAGGTGATGGGCACGCGCAAGACCGCCTCGCTCGTCGTGGATAACgttgccgagctggagggcCTCAGCGAGGACGAGATCGCGACGGCTCagatggaggcggagagcctCGGCCACCCCGGAAAGTACGCATTGATTATCGTGAACACGACTCAGCAGCCACTGCTAGCGTCTCTGAGGAGCCGCgagacgcgccgccgcctgttcgaggcgagcgtgcagcgcgccgcacgcggtGACGAGAATGACACGAGCGCCATCATCGTGGAgattgcgcagctgcggctgaagaaggcgaagctgctCGGCAGGAAGTGCTTTGCGGAGTGGCAGCTGCAGAACCAGATGGCCGACCCGGCGTCCGCGGAGGCCTTGCTGCGCGATATGGGCAatgcggcggcgtcgaaggcgaagaaggaagCGGCTGACATCAAGCAGATGATTCgcgaggagggtggggaCTTTGAGCTGGCGCCCTGGGACTGGAGGTACTACGCGGAGCGAGTGCGCAAGCAGCGGTACGACCTCGACGAGAACGAGACGAAGCCGTACTTTGAGCTAAACAACGTGCTTGAGCGGGGCGTGTTCTACACGGCGGCAAAACTGTACGGCGTgacgatgcggcggcgcacggATCTGCCGGTGTACCACCCCGACGTGCTGTCGTTTGAGATGTTTGACTGCACGGGTGAGTCTCTTGCCATTTTCTGCCTTGACCCCTACGCGCGCGCAAGCaagcgcggtggtgcgtggATGACCTTCTATGTTCGCCAGAGCTCCCTCCTTGGCCAGAAGCCGGTCGTGTACAATGTGCTCAACATTGTGAAGCCGGCTGAAGGCAAGCCGACCTTGCTGAGCCGCAGTGACGTGACGACGCTCTTCCATGAGTTCGGCCACGGACTGCACGGCATGCTAAGCAACCTCAAGTACTCGACTCTTTCCGGCACAAGTGTCGCCCGCGACTTCCTCGAGTTTCCATCGCAGATCAACGAGCACTGGGCAATGTACGACGCCGTGTTGAAGAACTACGCCCTTCACTACGAAACCAAGGAGCCGATCCCGCAGGCACTGGTGGATCGCATGAAGGCGGCCGAGACATACGGCGCCGGCTTCCACACCATTGAGGTGGTCAAGGCGGCGTACCTCGATCTCTGCTGGCACCTGGTTGCGGAGGAAACGGCTTTTCTACCACCGGCAcagatggaggaggcggcgatgaggtCCTTCGGTGTTGGGATGACCGAAGTGCCGCCGCGCTACCACAGCGGGTACTTCATGCACACTTTCTCTGGCGGATATGCCTCGAACTACTACGTGTACCAgtgggcgcgtgtgctggacTGCGACGGGTTCGAGTGGTTCCTGGAGAACGGCGGGCTGACGCGCGAGAACGGTGACcacctgcgtgcgtgcgtgctctcTGTGGGCAACTCGGTGGACGCGAACGTTGCGTACGAGAAGTTTGCCGGCCGCAAGGCAAACATGAAGGCGTTCCTGCGCATCAACGGCCTGCTGGACGAATAG